One Rosa chinensis cultivar Old Blush chromosome 5, RchiOBHm-V2, whole genome shotgun sequence genomic region harbors:
- the LOC112202842 gene encoding protein SMG7L, with protein sequence MAKPQFKDQREIQKMEVASKENQLWALIHAKGLLHSDVQDLYRKVRSCYENIILNDNAQLELQDIEYSLWKLYYKLIDEFRKRIKKSSALPQHDSHIEGLKLFLSEGIQFYQNLIVKIREFYGLTEESVFYRKGGIITLGEQKKMQKCQFLCHRFLVCLGDLARYKEQYEKPDVQSRNWSVAATHYLEATRIWPDSGNPQNQLAVLAMYIGDQLLALYHCIRSLAVKNPFPEAKDNLTLLFEKNSSSHLHSLSSECQFNFLHPSTRSSVQITKQESNDNMLKAEMDTNLWSLMIRTLSFLHLKLSVDQFPCAFASTMRELDALMALDDTKLNATLESYQRMDSVRRGPYRVLQVVSVLIFIIQNLVKISETKDSKKQNDMQHMELTQLGLTATFIFMGRFVERCLQASTIKTCPLLPAVLVFVEWLVFILDEAETYGVDEKSKSAMSYFFGEFVDLLKQLNVNVAEAKCPEGASLWEDYELRGFAPVAQSHALLDFSSHWEHIDNYEGGMDCRSQRIIDAAIKIANRSTDSQKWIVYDKSGRKFCTYHMTESNGYPDRKESGRLETNNSDVELRVSSQKIDKAPEECEKPMSDGENLSSIAVEEEEVILFRPLTRRNSAPVSMASALKDPTSPKHSLDQKVPSDECLRRATSLLIAQNPAQSDPFSFHTDMTHFGRNMSYKQQQPVVTDTMAQPFPETPITAGPPSLSAWVFDRGSLSNSREKSTHGTSKHGSSRLSPIEEVASESLIGLSISGNEDSFSHHEFASTLSSPSSYTAPVPSAPPLLPDDEPLWFNEGISTADNAFDVSYSQASSYPHWTATQGPPHFSPIIPSFVDKYPTAHRMTSSEWLRQYRESHNLEHHGGPNYVHPPSNLGNLYGYDTPRFHHFNQRGNLVASNPAMSSHIDDSTLYPGFPLDPGFSGYQRTSLYGCGAVTDLRNEQQPLLHYLKEREKQLQRDPTVRGPYMDN encoded by the exons ATGGCTAAGCCACAGTTCAAAGATCAGAGAGAAATACAAAAAATGGAG GTTGCAAGCAAAGAGAATCAGCTGTGGGCACTGATCCATGCCAAAGGTCTTTTGCACTCTGATGTTCAGGACTTGTACCGGAAAGTGAGGTCTTGTTATGAGAATATCATCCTGAATGATAATGCACAGCTGGAACTTCAAGACATTGAGTATTCTTTGTGGAAGCTTTACTATAAGCTTATAGATGAATTTCGTAAAAGGATAAAGAAAAGTTCAGCATTGCCTCAACATGATAGTCATATAGAAGGATTAAAACTCTTTCTATCTGAAGGAATTCAGTTCTACCAAAATTTGATTGTGAAAATAAGAGAATTCTATGGCCTCACAGAAGAGTCTGTGTTCTACAGAAAGGGAGGCATAATTACCCTTGGGGAACAAAAGAAGATGCAGAAATGCCAATTTTTGTGCCATCGCTTTTTGGTATGCCTCGGGGATCTTGCTAGATATAAAGAACAATATGAAAAACCTGATGTCCAAAGCCGAAATTGGTCAGTTGCAGCCACTCACTACTTGGAAGCAACAAGAATTTGGCCAGATAGTGGAAACCCCCAAAATCAG TTAGCTGTATTGGCGATGTATATTGGTGATCAATTGCTCGCTTTATACCACTGTATAAGAAGTTTAGCTGTTAAAAATCCCTTTCCTGAGGCCAAGGATAACCTCACCTTACTGTTTGAAAAG AACAGCTCATCTCATTTACATTCTCTTTCAAGCGAGTGCCAATTTAATTTCTTACATCCATCTACAAGAAGCAGTGTTCAGATTACTAAACAAGAAAGCAATGATAATATGCTGAAAGCTGAAATGGATACAAATTTGTGGTCTCTTATGATCAGGACACTAAGTTTCCTCCACTTAAAATTGAG TGTGGATCAATTCCCTTGTGCTTTCGCATCTACTATGAGAGAGTTGGATGCATTGATGGCACTAGATGATACAAAACTAAATGCTACATTGGAGTCATATCAACGTATGGATTCAGTTAGACGAGGCCCTTATCGAGTGCTCCAGGTTGTTTCTGTACTGATCTTTATCATACAGAATCTAGTTAAGATCTCAGAAACAAAAGACTCGAAGAAGCAAAATGATATGCAGCACATGGAGCTGACACAGTTGGGATTGACTGCCACATTCATATTCATGGGACGCTTTGTTGAAAGATGTTTGCAGGCTAGTACAATCAAGACATGCCCCCTTCTACCAGCTGTGCTTGTGTTTGTGGAATGGTTGGTCTTCATTCTTGATGAAGCAGAAACGTATGGGGTTGATGAGAAAAGCAAAAGTGCTATGTCCTACTTTTTTGGTGAATTTGTTGATCTTCTAAAGCAATTGAATGTCAATGTCGCTGAGGCCAAGTGTCCAGAAGGTGCTTCTCTCTGGGAAGACTATGAGCTGAGGGGCTTTGCACCAGTAGCTCAATCACATGCATTACTAGATTTTTCATCTCATTGGGAACATATAGACAATTATGAAGGTGGAATGGATTGTCGTTCTCAGCGTATCATTGATGCCGCAATTAAAATTGCAAACAGATCAACTGATTCTCAAAAGTGGATTGTCTATGACAAGTCTGGAAGAAAATTTTGCACATACCACATGACAGAGTCAAATGGATATCCGGACAGGAAAGAGTCAGGAAGATTGGAGACTAACAACTCCGATGTTGAATTGAGAGTGTCTAGTCAGAAGATTGACAAAGCACCAGAGGAATGTGAGAAACCGATGAGTGATGGGGAAAATCTAAGCTCTATTGctgtggaagaggaagaagttaTTCTTTTCAGGCCTCTTACTAGACGTAATTCAGCACCAGTCAGTATGGCCTCTGCTTTAAAGGACCCAACCTCTCCAAAACATTCATTGGATCAAAAGGTACCTTCTGATGAATGTTTGCGCCGTGCTACGTCACTTCTTATAGCACAAAACCCGGCTCAGAGTGaccctttttctttccataCTGACATGACTCATTTTGGGCGCAACATGTCATATAAGCAGCAGCAGCCTGTTGTCACAGATACAATGGCACAGCCATTTCCGGAAACTCCAATCACCGCTGGCCCTCCCTCCCTTAGTGCTTGGGTCTTTGATAGGGGCAGTTTGAGCAATAGTAGGGAGAAAAGCACACATGGGACAAGTAAACATGGATCATCAAGGTTGAGCCCTATTGAGGAAGTAGCTTCAGAATCTTTGATTGGCCTGTCCATAAGTGGCAATGAAGATTCTTTCAGCCATCACGAATTTGCAAGCACCTTATCCTCTCCGTCTTCTTATACTGCTCCTGTGCCTTCAGCCCCTCCTTTATTGCCAGATGATGAGCCCCTTTGGTTTAATGAGGGGATCAGCACGGCAGATAATGCTTTTGATGTATCATATTCACAAGCAAGCAGCTATCCACATTGGACTGCTACTCAAGGGCCACCTCATTTCAGTCCCATCATTCCGAGTTTCGTGGACAAATACCCAACTGCACATAGAATGACTTCATCTGAATGGCTTCGTCAGTACAGAGAAAGCCATAACCTTGAGCATCATGGTGGGCCCAATTATGTTCATCCTCCCAGTAACCTTGGAAACTTGTACGGTTATGATACTCCAAGGTTTCATCATTTCAATCAACGGGGAAATCTTGTGGCTTCTAATCCGGCAATGTCGAGTCATATAGATGACTCGACATTGTATCCAGGTTTCCCTCTAGATCCAGGTTTCTCTGGTTACCAAAGAACAAGCCTCTATGGGTGTGGTGCTGTGACAGACCTAAGAAATGAGCAGCAACCACTTCTTCATTACcttaaggagagagagaagcaacTCCAGAGAGATCCAACTGTGAGAGGTCCATATATGGACAATTGA
- the LOC112166258 gene encoding uncharacterized protein LOC112166258, translated as MANKQSQEGENISSAQAVFLGALAPGVNAPTWTTLRLAFVMLGVCLAVMLGLAFSSSDSWLVLHVAFLVLITMTLFLLLSWFLSQTGLVSVEHQIREIGLAPTDQDTSRKNSMKIEEKAL; from the exons ATGGCCAATAAACAATCACAAGAAGGAGAAAATATTTCATCTGCACAAGCAGTCTTTCTCGGGGCTTTAGCGCCTGGTGTAAAC GCTCCCACATGGACAACTCTGAGACTAGCGTTTGTGATGCTGGGTGTATGCCTTGCTGTGATGCTGGGCTTGGCTTTCTCCTCTAGTGACTCTTGGTTGGTTCTTCATGTTGCATTCTTGGTCCTCATCACTATGACTCTCTTCTTGCTTCTTAGCTG GTTTCTTTCGCAAACTGGTTTGGTTTCTGTGGAACATCAAATCCGTGAGATAGGCTTAGCGCCAACTGATCAAGATACAAGCAGAAAAAACAGCATGAAGATTGAGGAGAAAGCCCTTTAA